From Deltaproteobacteria bacterium HGW-Deltaproteobacteria-18, a single genomic window includes:
- a CDS encoding 4Fe-4S ferredoxin, with amino-acid sequence MKQLSLAIDLNRCIGCKTCVAACRNYHGLVNHASAMPGMMPYYLRVESDRQGTYPNIAIRSWVMPCQHCRNAACIKACKAEAIVKDEQTGIVRILAEKCRGSRDCIEACPYGVIQFDTAASKAHKCDLCWERVHVGEKPVCAEVCLTDAIRFGEKEILKMELEAEGKEIVKKMSAQSVIYFRTPG; translated from the coding sequence ATGAAACAATTAAGTCTCGCCATTGACCTGAACCGCTGCATCGGCTGCAAGACCTGTGTGGCGGCCTGTCGCAATTACCACGGGCTTGTCAATCACGCCTCGGCCATGCCCGGCATGATGCCCTATTATCTGCGTGTTGAGAGCGATCGCCAGGGAACGTACCCGAACATCGCCATCCGATCCTGGGTCATGCCCTGCCAGCATTGCAGGAACGCGGCCTGCATCAAGGCGTGCAAGGCCGAAGCCATCGTCAAGGATGAACAGACCGGCATCGTGCGCATCCTTGCGGAAAAATGCCGGGGCAGCCGCGACTGCATCGAAGCCTGCCCGTACGGAGTCATCCAGTTCGACACGGCCGCAAGCAAGGCCCACAAATGCGACCTGTGCTGGGAGCGGGTGCACGTGGGCGAAAAACCGGTCTGCGCCGAGGTCTGTCTAACCGACGCCATCCGCTTCGGAGAGAAGGAAATCCTGAAGATGGAACTTGAGGCCGAAGGCAAGGAGATCGTGAAAAAGATGAGCGCCCAGTCCGTGATCTACTTCCGCACGCCCGGATAG